The Scyliorhinus canicula chromosome 17, sScyCan1.1, whole genome shotgun sequence DNA window GCATCAAAATAATAGTCCTTCGACTCGTAAGTTACTCAAAGCTGTGCctgtacaccactccaaaccaaATTCTACACTTATACAGGACAGCTTGCTAGATCTGCTTCAATGCCCTGCTAGAGTCTGCTGATATGCCGTTCCCATTTGTAGTCCCGATGCTCCTAGGCCCATTTCAGGATCCAATCCTTTTTTTGGAAGCTGTGTACAATGACAGCCCATGGTGGTTCTTTCGGTCGAGGCATCTGCCAGAGTATCCGTTGGGCTCTATCTagctcaggaggggacatgaaTCCATCCTCCTCCATCATTTTCCCAAACAGCTGTAAAAAGTACTCTGTGGGAGTCAGGCCTTCCATACCCTTCAGCAATCCCACTATGCTGAGGTTCTGCATCGTCCAGCGGTTTCCGAGATCATTTACCTTGGCCCTGGGTACCTTATTTTCACCAGCCTGCAGTACAGCAATTTGCTTGCTGTTCTCTTAATTACTGCGCCACGCTCCTTTACCGTTTTCGAGGTCTCCAACTTCGACTGAATGGGACCCAGGGCATCTTCTCTCAACTTTCAAAGGTCCCCAGACATAACCCTCCACTGGTTCTTGAACTGTTTCTCAAACTCTGCCGCTAGAATGCCAGCAAGCATGTCGGCTGTTATTGGAGTGGTCGGAGTCACAGCAGCAGCCTCCATTTTCTCCACCGACGAGCCTCACGAAGCCAACAAATTTCTATCGGGGGTTTCTTTCCCCTGTTCTTTCTTGGCATTTATTTTATGTGGGCATCTTATTTTATTGATTCAATGGGATTTTTCATAAAAATAACCCCAGAAACTGAGCAAAAAAGGCCGTGTGTGTGATGTCTCCCTACATGCCACCCCAGGCTTATCCGTGCTCAACTCATCCATGGTTAACTCTATTCTGTCTGAAATCCCAAGATGCAATGTCTGTCAAGTGAAGCTAAGAATCGTCACATGATGCTAAAACTAAAATAGACTACAACTTTAATCAGATTCATATAGTAGTATGTTAATTGATTCTTACACTAAACTAAAACCATTCATGTGACATTAATTTACCTACACacatataaaatattaaaacaaattaatCAAATTggatggcacagtgcttagcactgctgcctcagctgaaGGGActcgtattcaattctggtctcgcgtgattgtctgtgtggagtttgcactttctccctgtgtctgcgtgggtttcctccgagtgctccggtttcctcccatagtccaaagatgtggttaggtggattggccatactaaattgccgcttagtgtccaaaagatacgctgggatagggtggagacgtgggcttaagtagggtgctctttccaagggccgtgcagcctcgatgagtcgaatggcctctctgcaatgtagtgattctatgattctataaaaagtattgaaATCCTGAGTAAAACTAAACTAATATTGGCTCGGCAGTGATTGTGCATTTTGTCTTGTTGACTTATTCTTCCATATTGAAATTATTGTTCAGAGGTTTGtagaaaacattaaaaaaacgAATATTAATCTAATCTATATTATGCAGAAAAAAGTTAGAAGAATACTAAGTGGAATGAACTTAGCAACAAATGATTTATAAAAATTGCAGGCGTTGAAGTTTAGGGAGTCAGTTGAACTGAAAACTGCAATGATTTTGTATGAAGCAAAAAATAAATCATTGCCTGaaaatttgcaaaaaaaaagtcgACTTCAAAGGATGACAATTGTGAATGAAGTAGAAAAAACAACGTTCAAAAATGTTGTTTGTACAACTTTAAAGTCTGTATTTCAGTTTGtggggtgaatctttggaatgcttTGGATGAAGATTTAAGAAGATTAGTTTATATAAAGTTGAGGGATAAGATGATGGTATTGTCTAAGAGTTTTATGGAGGTATTATTAAGATAACCGAACACACAAAAATGAAAAAAGTATGTGACTGGGACCTGGAAAATGATGAAGTACTTGAAATGTATTTTTGAAAAAGAATAGGGATTTAGAAAGGCCCATTAGCTACTCCCACAGGAGACCTCATATTTTCACTATTCCTTATCTCGAACCAAATTGATCCTACATTCTGATCTTTCAGGTTAAGATGGTCACTCTGTACTGAACTAATCCATCCTTAATTAACGGGAGTGACCCCATCATCTTTTCCTAGCTTCCTGCCATTCTATGTCAAATGCCCTTCAACATTTAGATCCCAGTCTTGGTCACCTTTCTAGAAGTCTCTGACGTCTATCAGGCCATACAATTATCTCTATTCGCGCTGATAATCATCCTTTTTGTTACAAATGCTGCGGGCATTGTCAGGGGTTTAATAATCCAATAGGGATTTCATTAGAAACCGCTTTACCCAACGAGTGGTGAGAACTTGCTTCCACTGCCAGTGGTTGTGAtgaacagcatgaatacattgaTGGAGAAGTGAGATatatacatgagggagaaaggatatgctgatgggggagatgaagaggggtAGATggtggctcatgtggagcataaatactgacaggGACCAATTGAGCCAACTGGCCTGGCCCTGTGCTGTAGACTCAATGGAACAgagacaaatgtatttatttagaTCAACCTTGTAGTGGTAGGGAAAGCACTATTTACTGtccaggataaaataaatgtccttcatcagcttttgtggatcatttcagtggaaatcTGCTACCGCAGACTtcaagagcatcagcccactgcaAGCAAAGTTGTGAGGCCAgctagtccagcagaaagaaaccctccgaacCAATTCAAATGTCAGGTCTGTGGTTCAATCCTTGGTGAGATTAACAGCAGCATCCAACCCCTGTCATCACtcaacttgctggtgtctcagcaggttggataactgagcgaatcccttcccacacgtggggcaggtgaatggcctctccccggtgtgaagtcgctggtgtctcagcaggctggatgaccgagtgaaatctttcccacagtcagagcaggtgaacggcctctccccggtgtgaacttcctggtgtctcagcagagtaTTTGAAGCACCAAATCCCttgccacacacggagcagatgaacggcctcgcCCCAGTGTGAACGATCTGGTGTGCCATTAGGTTATCtgatcgagtgaatcccttcccacacttagagcaggtgaatggtctcatgCCAGTGGAAATTTGCTTTTGTGTCTGTAGGTGGGATGGCTCCGTACAGCCCTTCCCACATTCCAAGCAGGTGAACAGACCCTTCCTGGTATGAATTTGcttgtgtgtctgcaggtgggatgattcagtaaatcccttcccacactcagagcaggcaaaaggcctctctccagtatgactgcgtcgatgaatttccaACACAGAGGgtgatctgaatcccttcccacaggttccacatttccacggtttctccatggtgcgggTCTGCTagtgtctctccagattgggcGATGAGTTGAAGTTTTGTCCACACACAAACAACACATGCAAGGTTCCTCCCAGCTGTGATGTGATAAattgtaactggttaaagctctttccacagtccctGGGACACTCACACTCAGGTGTCCGAGTGTCtaggtgcttttccagtcacattgaTGTTTAAACTCTTCGAAAGATAGAAccgacaaacatttctccttataGATTCAAAGGCCAGTGGTATTCAGGTTTTATGAATcaagtgactgtcagatcttgaCTCAACATCCAATctgatatcctgtaaaaggagtttacaaaagtcatcacagtcagtataggatagaaattcagaacaagacaattctagtttttacagaacattctttcctctctcatttcccaacagctgtaaatctccatcctgCAAACTATCCCACCATTCACACTCTGCTGTACTTAATATACATCCTTCCAATTCTCCTGAAGATGTTGCTTCAGAGATCCATGTTCACTGAGTTAATGCACAAAGTATTTATTGGACTAGAAAATGGATGTGATACATAGCAGAGTATCACACGCTGCATGGGGGAATGAGAAGAAAATCTTTATTTAGCTGGTGTGTGGTGTGCGTGCCGGAAGCAGAGATGATCAACGATTTGAAAATTAAATTGGATGGAcagttgaaggaaataaacttgcagggaatGAGAATACTGAAGGGGAATGGAACCTACTGCATTGTTCTACAGAGAGTCAGAATGGACTCGAGTTACCAAATGGACGACTCCTGTACCATAATGACTGTGAATGGAAATATATAACGTAGCTGCAGTACTATATTAAAAAGctaaaaataaaaatactttattacagaaccatAAATAATAGATCTACTCTGTGCCACAAAACAACACCAGAcagatcataagaactaggagcaggagtaggcaattcagcccgatTTGCcagtcaatacgatcatggctgatctgctctcggcctcaattccactttcctgaacATTCTCCAGAACCCATTAacccattattaattaaaaatctggcCATCTCCTCAAGGTCTCGACATCCACTGCACTCGGGGGTAGTGAATTCGAcaaattcacgaccctttgagagaagtaatttctcctcatctctgttataaATCTGCTGTCCCTTGCTCTaaaactgtgacctctcattctggattgtcccacaagaggaagcatctgctctgcatctactttgtcaatccttttatcataagaccataagacataggagtggaagtaaggccattcggcccatcgagtccactccgccattcaatcatggctgatgggcatttcaactccacctaccagcattctccccgtagcccttaattcctcgcgacatcaagaatttatctatctctgccttgaagccatttagcgtcccggcctccactgcactccgcggcaatgaattccacaggcccaccactctctggttgaagaaatgtctccgcatttctgttctgaatttaccccctctaattctaaggctgtgccctcgggtcctcgtctcctcgcctaacggaaacagtttctttgcgtccaccctttctaagccatgtattatcttgtaagtttctattagatctccccttaaccttctaaactccaatgaatacaatcccaggat harbors:
- the LOC119952007 gene encoding zinc finger protein 239-like is translated as MEKPWKCGTCGKGFRSPSVLEIHRRSHTGERPFACSECGKGFTESSHLQTHKQIHTRKGLFTCLECGKGCTEPSHLQTQKQISTGMRPFTCSKCGKGFTRSDNLMAHQIVHTGARPFICSVCGKGFGASNTLLRHQEVHTGERPFTCSDCGKDFTRSSSLLRHQRLHTGERPFTCPTCGKGFAQLSNLLRHQQVE